In a genomic window of Novosphingobium sp. KA1:
- a CDS encoding RNA polymerase sigma factor has protein sequence MKEDPPDPRNSSLARKDDAISNENAAVRLERILLNISGEMLSLLENELGSRDAAHEALQDTSEKLARRPVLGEVRNPRAYLWRMALNFGRNRRKAAARIVSVRQAWLDEIPDIAPDPERIAAARRELAIIVEALADLTEQRRAIFLDKFRDDLSLDDIARLRGLHRRTVQKELTRVVELLRIRLGRPR, from the coding sequence ATGAAAGAGGATCCCCCCGATCCCCGGAATTCCAGCCTCGCTCGCAAGGATGATGCAATTTCCAACGAGAATGCTGCGGTCCGGCTGGAACGAATTCTGCTCAATATTTCCGGGGAAATGCTGTCCCTTCTCGAAAATGAACTCGGCTCGCGCGATGCTGCGCATGAAGCTCTCCAGGATACCTCCGAAAAGCTCGCGAGACGACCGGTTCTCGGGGAGGTTCGAAATCCGCGAGCCTATCTTTGGCGCATGGCGCTCAATTTCGGCCGCAATCGGCGCAAGGCGGCCGCGCGGATCGTATCGGTGCGGCAAGCATGGCTGGATGAAATTCCCGACATCGCGCCAGACCCGGAAAGGATCGCCGCGGCGCGCAGGGAACTCGCCATAATCGTGGAGGCACTGGCGGACCTCACAGAACAGAGAAGGGCAATCTTCCTCGACAAGTTCCGAGACGACCTGTCCCTCGACGATATCGCCCGGCTGCGCGGGCTGCACCGCAGAACTGTGCAGAAAGAGTTGACGCGCGTCGTCGAACTGCTTCGTATTCGGCTTGGCCGGCCCCGATGA
- a CDS encoding IS110 family transposase: MSDNLPQTIGIDISKASLDCHAYPVGAERQFANTAKGHKALIAWLRQWPIERIAYEATGTYHRALEAALTNWPCVKLNPERARRFAQATGTLAKTDRIDAILLARMAATLQPAVRPARSAQQTQMAELINARDGLVRDRTALKNREKNLTIAFLKRQCRQRLEQIDRHIAALDAEISNLIAADAVLARRHQILTSIAGVGTLTANQLIATMPELGSLENKQAASLAGLAPIARQSGQWKGKSFIRGGRANVRQALYMPALVAARYNPDLKAKYQQLVTAGKPAKIAITAVMRKLVVTANALLKADRCWAQSQA, from the coding sequence ATGAGCGACAATCTACCACAGACAATCGGCATCGACATCTCCAAAGCGAGCCTCGATTGCCATGCCTACCCCGTCGGCGCCGAGCGCCAGTTTGCCAATACCGCCAAGGGGCACAAGGCGCTGATCGCCTGGCTGCGACAATGGCCGATCGAACGGATCGCCTACGAGGCAACCGGAACCTATCATCGCGCACTGGAGGCGGCGCTGACCAACTGGCCTTGTGTGAAGCTCAACCCTGAACGGGCCCGGCGCTTCGCCCAGGCGACTGGCACATTGGCCAAGACTGATCGCATTGACGCCATCCTGCTGGCTCGTATGGCCGCAACCTTGCAGCCAGCGGTCAGACCCGCTCGAAGCGCACAGCAGACCCAAATGGCGGAACTCATCAATGCCCGAGACGGCTTGGTTCGTGATCGCACCGCGCTCAAAAATCGTGAGAAAAATCTCACCATCGCGTTTCTCAAGCGCCAGTGTCGCCAGCGGCTCGAACAGATCGATCGACATATCGCGGCCCTCGACGCCGAGATCTCCAACCTGATCGCCGCCGATGCCGTACTCGCTCGTCGACACCAGATACTGACCAGCATCGCGGGTGTGGGAACGCTGACCGCCAACCAGCTCATCGCCACCATGCCCGAACTCGGCAGCCTTGAGAACAAGCAGGCCGCGTCCCTTGCCGGCCTTGCACCGATCGCGCGGCAATCCGGACAATGGAAAGGCAAAAGCTTCATCCGCGGCGGACGTGCCAACGTGAGGCAGGCCCTCTATATGCCGGCCCTCGTCGCCGCCCGATACAACCCTGATCTCAAGGCAAAATACCAACAACTCGTCACCGCAGGAAAGCCCGCCAAAATCGCCATCACCGCCGTCATGCGAAAACTCGTCGTGACCGCAAACGCTCTGCTCAAAGCCGATAGATGCTGGGCGCAATCTCAGGCTTGA
- a CDS encoding AraC family transcriptional regulator yields MTAGQYGNAPEAVRPLLTTLRRGDEKASVFAFVRKPKLADWQVNLAMKLLRARLAGQVAIPEIAEACRLSPCYFIRTFTETVGVSPYAWLIERRIEQACVLIGDNVMPIAQVALECGFADQSHLTKAFLKQMGMTPARWRQTLSQA; encoded by the coding sequence ATGACTGCGGGCCAATACGGCAACGCGCCCGAGGCAGTTAGGCCCTTGCTCACGACGTTGCGGCGCGGGGACGAGAAAGCGAGCGTTTTTGCATTCGTCCGGAAGCCAAAGCTGGCCGACTGGCAGGTCAATTTGGCAATGAAGCTCTTGCGTGCGAGACTTGCCGGACAAGTTGCCATCCCCGAGATCGCCGAAGCGTGCCGGCTCTCGCCATGCTATTTCATCAGGACCTTTACCGAGACAGTGGGTGTCTCCCCTTATGCCTGGTTGATCGAACGCCGTATCGAACAGGCTTGCGTGCTGATTGGCGACAATGTCATGCCGATCGCGCAAGTTGCTCTCGAATGCGGTTTCGCGGATCAGAGCCACCTCACCAAGGCGTTTTTAAAGCAGATGGGCATGACGCCGGCGCGTTGGCGGCAGACATTGTCGCAGGCCTAG
- a CDS encoding SOS response-associated peptidase: MRPSKPERSLRRRGDPPICNLYRLTTPASAVAQLFDIEPAAGANYKDVVAPTDPGLIIAGRQLRATAWGFPRVDISKVTGQPLKPRAVYNTRTERIGSRFWRASFAHRRCLIPVNAWAEPEGQEGAMTRTWFSPPDLDIFAIAGIWQRSAEWGHVFSMLMVPGHQAMADLNDRMPVILRSKDWTTWTEGSPIAALALCRSWEEGLVREPCDESWSSELRIDKDPAKSRQLSLPL, translated from the coding sequence TTGCGCCCTTCGAAACCGGAGCGTAGTTTGCGACGACGAGGAGATCCTCCTATCTGCAATCTCTACCGCCTGACCACGCCTGCAAGCGCCGTTGCCCAGTTGTTCGATATCGAACCCGCTGCCGGTGCCAATTACAAGGATGTAGTCGCACCGACCGACCCCGGCCTCATTATCGCCGGCCGCCAGCTCCGGGCGACGGCCTGGGGTTTTCCTCGTGTCGATATCAGCAAAGTGACGGGCCAGCCACTCAAACCGCGCGCGGTTTATAACACCCGCACGGAAAGGATCGGCTCGCGCTTCTGGCGTGCGAGCTTTGCACATCGTCGCTGCCTCATCCCCGTCAACGCCTGGGCCGAACCGGAGGGCCAGGAGGGAGCGATGACGCGCACATGGTTCTCACCCCCGGACCTCGACATATTTGCAATCGCCGGCATCTGGCAGCGTAGCGCCGAGTGGGGTCACGTCTTCTCGATGTTGATGGTGCCTGGTCACCAGGCGATGGCCGACCTCAACGATCGCATGCCGGTGATCCTGCGAAGCAAGGACTGGACCACCTGGACCGAAGGCTCGCCAATTGCCGCGCTTGCGCTCTGCAGGTCATGGGAAGAGGGCCTCGTCCGGGAACCCTGCGATGAATCTTGGTCCAGCGAACTGCGGATCGACAAGGATCCGGCGAAGTCCCGGCAGCTTTCCCTGCCTCTGTGA
- a CDS encoding ImuA family protein translates to MTKRGSPSRIDALRARIAEIEGGDRRARDVLPFGLEAIDAKLPGGGLALGSLHEVAGGAQGVTDGAAAALFAAGIMARVEGKILWCMTKADLFAPAIAQAGLDPDRVIYLEAQDETSLLACFEEGLRHGGLGGVVAEVARLSMPVSRRLLLAAENSGAIGIALRRWRRREDAADFGQPTAAATRWRVTAVPSEILPVPGVGRPRWFVELIRCRAGESADFLLESCDATGRLALPADLADRPAATQAWATSTAA, encoded by the coding sequence ATGACAAAACGAGGGTCGCCCTCACGTATCGATGCACTACGCGCCCGGATCGCCGAAATCGAGGGCGGGGATCGCCGCGCGCGCGACGTGCTGCCGTTTGGGCTCGAAGCGATAGATGCGAAACTGCCCGGAGGCGGTCTCGCGCTCGGAAGCCTGCATGAAGTGGCCGGCGGCGCCCAGGGCGTGACGGACGGCGCGGCGGCAGCCTTGTTCGCAGCCGGCATCATGGCACGCGTCGAAGGCAAGATTCTCTGGTGCATGACCAAGGCCGATCTTTTCGCCCCCGCCATTGCCCAGGCCGGGCTCGATCCCGACCGTGTCATCTATCTTGAAGCGCAGGATGAGACATCGCTGCTCGCCTGCTTCGAGGAAGGACTGCGCCATGGCGGGCTAGGCGGTGTGGTTGCGGAAGTGGCGCGGCTCTCGATGCCCGTATCTCGCCGCCTGCTGCTGGCCGCGGAAAACAGCGGCGCGATCGGCATTGCGCTGCGCCGTTGGCGCAGGCGCGAGGATGCGGCCGATTTCGGGCAGCCGACGGCGGCTGCGACTCGCTGGCGTGTGACGGCAGTTCCGTCGGAAATCTTGCCGGTCCCCGGCGTCGGGCGGCCACGCTGGTTCGTCGAGCTCATCCGGTGCCGGGCTGGCGAGAGCGCCGATTTTCTTCTGGAATCCTGCGATGCGACAGGTCGTCTCGCTCTTCCTGCCGACCTGGCCGATCGACCGGCTGCGACGCAGGCTTGGGCGACAAGCACCGCCGCCTGA